In a single window of the Botrytis cinerea B05.10 chromosome 12, complete sequence genome:
- the Bcbos1 gene encoding Bcbos1 encodes MNTLFNTALKQSTSLRRDLSSLSPPESQPLTPSLLGQISSSLTSFSRTLDSYASLQSAELNPSKKEKAYERLATFRSELQDYRSQFATLKSQNEDRQTQVDRSELLGRRPHNASTPENPYANTTSATAARDSPWRREGGPGGSGSQLSMNSGDYTRETHALREQSFFQNTHSALDEYLARGQAVLGDLGQQREMLKGTQKRLYSVANTLGVSGDTIRTIERRAKQDKWIFGIGVVIFFTFCWAVLHFLR; translated from the exons atg AACACTCTCTTCAATACCGCACTCAAGCAATCCACCTCCCTTCGTCGAgatctttcctctctttctccaccCGAGTCGCAACCCCTCACCCCATCTCTACTTGgtcaaatttcttcatctcttacCTCCTTCTCAAGGACTCTTGATTCTTACGCTTCCCTTCAATCTGCCGAACTCAATCCTtccaaaaaggaaaaggccTATGAGCGATTAGCTACATTCCGCTCTGAACTACAAGATTATCGCTCCCAGTTTGCAACTCTTAAATCGCAAAATGAAGACCGTCAAACGCAAGTAGATAGGAGTGAATTACTTGGGAGAAGACCACATAATGCATCTACGCCCGAAAATCCTTATGCAAATACAACAAGTGCGACCGCTGCTCGGGATAGTCCATGGAGACGAGAGGGTGGACCCGGTGGAAGTGGTAGTCAACTTTCTATGAATAGTGGGGATTATACAAGGGAAACACATGCTTTACGAGAACAAtccttctttcaaaatactcaTAGTGCGTTGGATGAATACTTAGCTCGTGGACAAGCAGTTCTAGGTGATTTGGGACAACAGAGAGAAATGTTAAAAGGGACACAAAAACGATTGTATAGTGTGGCAAACACCTTGGGCGTATCTGGCGACACTATCCGCACCATTGAGAGACGTGCAAAGCAAGACAAATGGATTTTCGGAATTGGGGTGGTGATATTTTTTACCTTTTGTTGGGCGGTCTTACACTTCCTGAGGTAA